The following coding sequences lie in one Asterias amurensis chromosome 18, ASM3211899v1 genomic window:
- the LOC139950430 gene encoding uncharacterized protein, giving the protein MIPWGAIVFFTIAAILLILVIARTIYRCFTNHGCCKTEENLASQTKAMSTSRKSDFFEMEVEEPPMLDSTLEPEPDPDPLAAEILALQREKEKLNELLFDPKMQHAVDVYDPHGYYSQFSVVGEDSNAGYDEPDRKVRKPKTESSLTANNGINPPPESNQTNHQLPTLQEESKTYQELDLKDVSPHTEDFTALVFSDNPELQNGTENPSFEVHVDSSDSEHSYEITIATV; this is encoded by the coding sequence ATGATTCCCTGGGGAGCTATCGTCTTTTTTACCATCGCCGCCATTTTGCTTATCTTGGTCATTGCAAGAACAATCTACCGTTGTTTCACTAATCATGGGTGTTGCAAGACGGAAGAGAACTTGGCGAGTCAAACGAAGGCGATGTCAACAAGCCGTAAGAGTGACTTCTTTGAGATGGAGGTTGAAGAACCGCCAATGCTTGATTCCACACTGGAGCCTGAACCGGACCCAGACCCCCTGGCAGCGGAGATCTTGGCTCTCCAACGTGAGAAGGAGAAATTGAATGAACTTCTCTTCGATCCAAAGATGCAGCACGCCGTGGATGTGTATGACCCACATGGGTACTATTCCCAGTTCTCAGTGGTTGGTGAGGACAGCAATGCCGGCTACGATGAGCCGGATCGGAAAGTCAGAAAGCCCAAAACGGAATCAAGCCTAACTGCGAACAATGGCATCAATCCACCACCAGAATCAAACCAGACTAACCATCAGCTCCCAACTCTCCAAGAAGAATCTAAAACTTATCAGGAGCTAGATTTGAAAGACGTGTCTCCGCACACGGAGGATTTTACAGCTTTAGTTTTCAGTGACAACCCGGAACTTCAAAACGGAACTGAGAATCCGAGctttgaggtacatgtagactCATCGGATTCGGAACATTCCTACGAGATAACGATTGCGACAGTGTAA